The following are from one region of the Archangium lipolyticum genome:
- a CDS encoding protease inhibitor I9 family protein: MPTNSQSRTKSVTSALALLLGLVLTACGAESGDCLSPAPFHPTSGDKVPDSYLVIFEEDVPDSLALTQELESRHGFTATHRYKTAVKGFAATLPADTVSALRCEAGVAYVEEDSYVTVD, encoded by the coding sequence ATGCCCACGAACAGCCAGTCTCGAACGAAGAGTGTCACCTCCGCGCTCGCTCTGCTCCTGGGGCTCGTGCTCACCGCGTGCGGTGCGGAGTCGGGCGATTGCCTGTCGCCCGCGCCGTTCCATCCCACTTCGGGCGACAAGGTGCCGGACTCCTATCTCGTCATCTTCGAGGAGGATGTGCCGGACAGCCTCGCGCTGACGCAGGAGCTCGAGTCGCGCCATGGCTTCACGGCGACCCACCGGTACAAGACGGCGGTAAAGGGCTTCGCCGCCACCCTCCCGGCCGACACGGTCAGCGCCCTGCGCTGCGAGGCCGGCGTGGCCTACGTCGAGGAGGACAGCTACGTCACCGTGGACTGA
- a CDS encoding choice-of-anchor C family protein yields MKDWKKRTPFRAWCGSVLLGALVTACGPVPEGDAPENGSTVEENAVDETSSPEGLAAKGGSGSRGMPTLPRTLATSGPAVGYGGGKYLVVWEDVREGAVYGSRMRPDGTLLDPVGFRINISDEIPGGTPSIAYDGENFVVVWEADGVSGVRVSPDGTVLGPVFNVITSGEVFEPVGIACSRELCLVSFTVTGDDQSLIYLRGVLPDGTVIEEDGEERFHFLGDPRGYAFDSSVAWNGREFLVVWSDSRGGLETPDIYGARVAADGSVTAPLGFPISTAPGAQIDPDVTWTGRRFLTVWEDRRGGGSDIFGARVRRDTRVDDPEGLPIATSSAAESAPAVAHHNSKSLVVWRSLSEGTSSIRGARITEDGESRDPSGFQISSPGRDADFNPDVAYGGSRFLSVYARASSPEERPFLVVGSRVDHDTDVHRETTFTRYFEPSTPNLIQNGSFESGYDGPPELWKTLEVGETIPGGWVVTLGNVDWHDGSSLGASDGRRDVDLSGSTRGALAQTFPTTPGRTYLLTFDLAGNPAIVCGADLKFMAITVGSVFESYTYDTAPYADDFTGLRWRPQAVLFTATGSTTTVTFESGNDSCGGPAIDNVAVRLLPPGY; encoded by the coding sequence ATGAAAGACTGGAAGAAGCGGACGCCGTTCAGGGCGTGGTGTGGGAGTGTGTTGCTCGGGGCGTTGGTGACGGCCTGCGGCCCCGTACCCGAAGGCGACGCGCCGGAGAACGGGTCAACTGTCGAGGAGAACGCGGTGGATGAGACCTCCTCACCCGAGGGGCTCGCCGCGAAGGGAGGCTCCGGGTCACGCGGAATGCCCACCCTTCCCCGGACGCTGGCGACGAGTGGACCGGCCGTGGGGTACGGTGGTGGCAAGTACCTGGTGGTCTGGGAGGACGTACGCGAGGGCGCTGTCTACGGCTCGCGCATGAGGCCGGATGGCACCCTGCTCGATCCGGTGGGCTTCCGCATCAACATCAGTGACGAGATTCCAGGCGGAACCCCCTCCATCGCCTATGACGGCGAGAACTTCGTGGTCGTCTGGGAGGCGGATGGCGTCTCCGGCGTGCGCGTGAGCCCGGATGGCACCGTGCTCGGCCCGGTGTTCAACGTCATCACCTCTGGCGAGGTCTTCGAGCCGGTGGGCATCGCCTGCTCCAGGGAGCTGTGTCTGGTGAGCTTCACGGTCACGGGTGATGACCAGTCCCTCATCTACCTCAGAGGCGTCCTGCCCGATGGCACGGTCATCGAGGAGGACGGCGAAGAGAGATTCCACTTCCTGGGCGATCCGCGTGGGTACGCGTTCGACTCCTCGGTGGCGTGGAATGGCAGGGAGTTCCTGGTCGTCTGGTCGGACTCACGCGGAGGGTTGGAGACGCCCGACATCTATGGTGCGCGGGTCGCGGCGGACGGCTCGGTGACCGCGCCGCTGGGCTTCCCCATCTCCACCGCCCCGGGAGCGCAGATCGACCCGGACGTGACCTGGACGGGACGCCGCTTCCTCACCGTCTGGGAGGATCGTCGCGGCGGGGGCTCCGACATCTTCGGCGCTCGCGTGCGCCGGGACACACGGGTGGATGATCCGGAGGGGCTGCCCATCGCCACCTCGTCCGCCGCGGAGAGCGCTCCGGCCGTGGCCCACCACAACTCCAAGTCGCTGGTCGTCTGGAGGAGCCTGAGCGAGGGCACCTCTTCCATCCGGGGGGCGCGGATCACCGAGGATGGCGAGTCGAGGGATCCCAGCGGCTTCCAGATCTCCTCCCCCGGCCGGGATGCCGACTTCAACCCGGACGTGGCCTATGGAGGCTCGCGCTTCCTGAGCGTCTACGCGAGGGCGAGCTCTCCCGAGGAGCGCCCCTTCCTCGTCGTGGGCTCGCGGGTGGATCACGACACGGACGTGCACCGCGAGACGACCTTCACCCGCTATTTCGAGCCGTCCACGCCCAACCTCATCCAGAACGGGAGCTTCGAGTCCGGCTACGACGGCCCTCCCGAACTCTGGAAGACCCTGGAGGTGGGGGAGACCATTCCCGGGGGCTGGGTCGTCACGCTCGGAAACGTGGACTGGCATGATGGCTCGTCGCTAGGCGCCTCGGATGGCCGGCGCGACGTCGACCTGAGTGGCAGCACGAGGGGGGCTCTCGCGCAGACCTTCCCCACGACGCCCGGACGCACGTACCTGCTGACCTTCGATCTCGCCGGCAACCCGGCCATCGTCTGCGGCGCGGATCTCAAGTTCATGGCGATCACCGTGGGAAGCGTGTTCGAGTCCTACACGTACGACACGGCGCCCTACGCGGATGACTTCACGGGTCTGCGCTGGCGACCCCAGGCGGTGCTGTTCACGGCGACCGGCTCGACGACCACCGTCACCTTCGAGAGCGGGAATGACTCGTGTGGCGGCCCGGCGATCGACAACGTGGCCGTGAGACTCCTGCCTCCGGGCTACTGA
- a CDS encoding pyridoxamine 5'-phosphate oxidase family protein: MNAPPPSERSTVRRLPQRASYDEAVIHAILDEGLVAHVGVTVDGQPYVIPMVYGRIGRNLYLHGASVSRLARQLAQGVPVCLTVTLLDGLILARSAFHHSVNYRSVVALGTASLVTDDVEKEQALEAITEHVLRGRWAEVRPPNTQEMKATLVLKLPLEEASAKVRTGPPRDDAEDLSLDCWAGEIPLRLQALAPVDSPELREGIRPPVSVVEYQRPRGAPGTAVPGAGRAIGG; the protein is encoded by the coding sequence ATGAACGCACCCCCTCCCAGTGAACGCAGCACGGTCCGCCGCCTCCCACAGCGCGCCTCCTACGATGAGGCCGTCATCCACGCCATCCTCGACGAGGGACTGGTGGCCCACGTGGGGGTGACGGTGGATGGACAGCCGTACGTCATTCCCATGGTGTACGGGCGCATCGGACGCAACCTGTACCTCCACGGGGCCTCGGTGAGCAGGCTCGCCCGGCAGCTCGCCCAGGGCGTGCCGGTGTGCCTCACGGTCACCTTGCTGGACGGGCTCATCCTGGCGCGCTCCGCGTTCCACCACAGCGTGAACTACCGCTCCGTGGTGGCGCTGGGCACGGCGTCGCTGGTGACGGACGACGTGGAGAAGGAGCAGGCGCTGGAGGCGATCACGGAGCACGTCCTGCGGGGCCGCTGGGCCGAGGTGCGCCCGCCCAATACGCAGGAGATGAAGGCCACCCTCGTGCTGAAGCTTCCGCTGGAAGAGGCCTCGGCGAAGGTGCGCACCGGACCGCCGCGCGACGACGCGGAGGACTTGTCGCTCGACTGTTGGGCGGGGGAAATCCCGCTGCGTCTCCAGGCACTCGCGCCCGTGGACTCCCCGGAGCTGCGCGAGGGCATCCGGCCGCCCGTATCTGTCGTGGAGTATCAACGGCCTCGAGGAGCACCGGGCACGGCGGTTCCCGGCGCTGGACGGGCGATTGGCGGGTGA
- a CDS encoding cytochrome P450 has product MSSAAAPSDLNPVSPENLSDPLPLYRELRERAPVYWSEPIHSWLVTRHEDVVAGFRDPRLSANRTVFFEHQVQSLGPDSVSAFMRVIRDQMFMKDGSEHIRLRRNINPGFTAQSLDTWRPAIRRTMEQLLERVMPRGRMDLVKEISYELPPLVIAELLGIPAEDRERFRAWSKPMADFSSPAPDADMRVLAHEVNRATMAFREYLMAVVEERRRAPGRDVLSQMVSAEEDGKLSTEEVVANAILLVFAGHTTTTDQLSNAVYDLLTHPEQLQALRGNPALLGQTLEECIRFSPAVPGIGRVAVEDFELRGQKIRKGSHVMFLLAAANRDPEVFSQPDRFDISRDSAQTRHLSFGFGPHQCIGSGLARRELEIALELLFQRLPGLRLDEAHTPVRHHSLAFRGFSSLHVRW; this is encoded by the coding sequence ATGAGCTCCGCCGCGGCGCCATCCGATCTCAATCCCGTCAGCCCCGAGAACCTCTCCGACCCGCTCCCGCTCTACCGGGAGCTTCGCGAGCGTGCGCCCGTGTATTGGTCGGAGCCCATCCACAGCTGGCTCGTCACCCGCCACGAGGATGTGGTGGCCGGCTTCCGCGACCCGCGCCTGAGCGCCAACCGGACGGTGTTCTTCGAACACCAGGTCCAGAGCCTCGGACCGGACAGCGTCTCGGCCTTCATGCGGGTCATCCGCGACCAGATGTTCATGAAGGATGGTTCCGAGCACATCCGGCTGCGCCGCAACATCAACCCGGGCTTCACGGCCCAGTCGCTCGACACCTGGCGGCCCGCCATCCGCCGCACCATGGAGCAGTTGCTGGAGCGGGTGATGCCCCGGGGCCGGATGGACCTGGTGAAGGAGATCTCCTACGAGCTGCCCCCGCTCGTCATCGCCGAGCTGCTCGGCATTCCGGCGGAGGACCGTGAGCGCTTCCGTGCGTGGTCCAAGCCCATGGCCGACTTCTCCAGCCCCGCGCCAGACGCGGACATGCGGGTGCTGGCCCACGAGGTCAATCGGGCGACGATGGCGTTCCGTGAGTACCTGATGGCGGTCGTCGAGGAGCGCCGTCGCGCTCCCGGTCGGGACGTGCTCAGCCAGATGGTGAGCGCCGAGGAGGACGGCAAGCTGTCGACGGAGGAGGTGGTGGCCAACGCCATCCTGCTCGTCTTCGCCGGCCACACCACCACCACGGACCAGCTCAGCAATGCCGTGTACGATCTGCTGACGCACCCCGAGCAGCTCCAGGCGCTGCGCGGCAACCCCGCCCTGCTGGGTCAGACCCTCGAGGAGTGCATCCGCTTCAGCCCCGCGGTGCCCGGCATCGGCCGCGTCGCCGTGGAGGACTTCGAGCTGCGGGGACAGAAGATCCGCAAGGGCTCGCACGTGATGTTCCTCCTGGCCGCCGCGAACCGGGACCCGGAGGTGTTCTCCCAGCCGGACCGGTTCGACATCTCCCGCGACAGCGCGCAGACGCGGCACCTGAGCTTCGGGTTCGGTCCGCACCAGTGCATCGGCTCCGGTCTGGCCCGCCGCGAGCTGGAGATCGCCCTGGAGCTCCTCTTCCAGCGGCTGCCCGGCCTGCGCCTGGACGAGGCGCACACACCCGTCAGGCACCACAGCCTGGCCTTCCGCGGGTTCTCCTCGCTGCACGTGCGTTGGTAG
- a CDS encoding glutamine amidotransferase-related protein: MRAVVMQHEEHEGPGLLAPALEAAGFTLVKRFRTVKREDVDAELVVVLGGPMGVYEAERHPFLGEELALLTERLALGLPVLGICLGAQLLAAAAGSEVFVGKNGLEVGVAPVRWTKEGLADPVLAGVRPRTTVAHWHQDTFKPVQGATLLASTDRYSQQAFRLGDSYGFQFHLELTADELDRWFTEGAEELVELYEKDLDELRSQLPKLRAAEPEAREILERLAHHFARVARANK; encoded by the coding sequence ATGCGCGCGGTGGTGATGCAGCACGAGGAACACGAGGGCCCGGGACTGCTCGCTCCCGCCCTGGAGGCGGCGGGCTTCACGCTGGTGAAGCGCTTCCGCACCGTGAAGCGTGAGGACGTGGACGCGGAGCTGGTGGTGGTGCTCGGGGGCCCCATGGGCGTCTACGAGGCGGAGCGCCACCCCTTCCTGGGCGAGGAGCTGGCGTTGCTCACCGAGCGGCTCGCGCTCGGGCTGCCGGTGCTCGGCATCTGCCTGGGCGCGCAGCTCCTGGCGGCCGCGGCCGGCTCCGAGGTCTTCGTCGGCAAGAACGGGCTGGAGGTGGGGGTGGCGCCCGTGCGCTGGACGAAGGAGGGTCTGGCCGATCCGGTCCTCGCCGGTGTGCGTCCGCGCACCACCGTGGCCCATTGGCACCAGGACACCTTCAAGCCCGTGCAGGGGGCCACGCTCCTGGCCTCGACGGATCGTTACTCGCAGCAGGCCTTCCGGCTCGGCGACTCGTACGGGTTCCAGTTCCACCTGGAGCTCACCGCGGACGAGCTGGATCGCTGGTTCACCGAGGGGGCGGAGGAGCTGGTCGAGCTGTACGAGAAGGACCTGGACGAGCTGCGCTCCCAGCTGCCCAAGCTGCGCGCGGCCGAGCCCGAGGCCCGTGAAATCCTCGAGCGGCTCGCCCACCACTTCGCCCGGGTGGCCCGCGCCAACAAGTGA
- the pdxR gene encoding MocR-like pyridoxine biosynthesis transcription factor PdxR has protein sequence MSLYMLRSWSIQQAQFRQIGWTSAPNPGRLYPMKTWDFPLDLHAPSPTPLFVRIARALEDDIRRGRLPPGSPLPGSRTLAESLGVHRNTVLAAYRELETQGWIATSAARATFVSPTLPDIPARPIAGAPRAAMPSRVGFALPADAPLRRDQPDPPRGTIVLAGGVPDIRLLPAALLARAYRRALKLHGNRVLGYGDPSGHPRLRAALAGMLSSLRGLAVSADELVITRGSQGALDLVARTLLRPGDTVAVETPGYRPAWHALQLTGARLVPVPVDAEGLRVEALESLSQHTPVRAVYLTPHHHYPTTVTLSPARRLALLAWAREHRVALIEDDYDHEFHYEGRPVLPLASADRDGLVLYVGTLSKVLAPALRLGFLAAPPPFVEHALGVREAVDRQGDTALEAAVAELLEEGEVQRHVRKMRGVYRDRRDALVEALARELPDVLTVSPPAGGMALWAHCAPEVDAAAWSRAGLEEGVAFAPGSAFGFDERPVPAVRLGFAARKESELAEAVRRMARALPRVTAAQRQGSTARTTAGSRPRGATRRG, from the coding sequence ATGTCCCTCTACATGCTCCGGAGCTGGTCCATCCAACAGGCCCAGTTCCGACAAATCGGATGGACCAGTGCCCCGAACCCCGGCAGGCTCTACCCCATGAAGACGTGGGATTTCCCGCTCGACCTCCACGCGCCGTCTCCGACGCCCCTCTTCGTGCGCATCGCCCGCGCGCTGGAGGACGACATCCGCCGAGGCAGGCTCCCGCCCGGCTCTCCGCTGCCGGGCAGCCGTACCCTGGCCGAGTCCCTCGGCGTGCACCGCAACACCGTGCTCGCCGCCTACCGGGAGCTGGAGACGCAAGGGTGGATCGCCACCTCGGCGGCGCGGGCCACCTTCGTCTCGCCCACGCTGCCAGACATTCCCGCACGGCCCATCGCCGGAGCCCCTCGCGCGGCCATGCCCTCGCGGGTGGGCTTCGCGCTCCCGGCCGACGCCCCCTTACGCCGCGATCAACCCGATCCGCCTCGCGGCACGATCGTCCTCGCGGGAGGCGTCCCGGACATCCGGTTGCTGCCCGCCGCCCTCCTCGCGCGCGCCTACCGCCGGGCACTGAAGCTCCATGGCAACCGCGTGCTCGGCTACGGTGACCCGAGCGGCCACCCCCGCCTCCGCGCCGCGCTCGCCGGAATGCTCTCCTCCCTGCGGGGGCTCGCCGTCAGCGCGGACGAGCTGGTCATCACCCGGGGGAGCCAGGGGGCGTTGGATCTGGTCGCGCGTACCCTGCTGCGGCCCGGGGACACCGTGGCGGTGGAGACTCCCGGATACCGTCCCGCCTGGCATGCGCTCCAGCTCACCGGAGCCCGTCTGGTGCCCGTCCCCGTGGACGCCGAGGGCCTGCGCGTGGAGGCGCTCGAGTCCCTCTCCCAGCACACGCCGGTGCGCGCCGTCTACCTCACGCCCCACCACCATTACCCCACCACCGTGACGCTCTCCCCGGCGCGGCGGCTCGCGCTGCTGGCGTGGGCCCGCGAGCACCGCGTGGCCCTGATCGAGGACGACTACGACCACGAGTTCCATTACGAGGGCCGCCCCGTCCTGCCCCTGGCCAGCGCGGATCGGGACGGGCTGGTGCTGTACGTGGGAACGCTGTCCAAGGTGCTGGCACCGGCCCTGCGCCTGGGCTTCCTCGCGGCGCCGCCTCCCTTCGTGGAGCATGCGCTCGGGGTGCGTGAGGCGGTGGATCGTCAGGGAGACACCGCCCTGGAGGCGGCCGTGGCCGAGCTGCTGGAGGAGGGCGAGGTCCAGCGCCACGTCCGCAAGATGCGAGGCGTCTACCGCGACCGGCGGGATGCCCTGGTGGAGGCGCTGGCGCGGGAGCTGCCAGACGTGCTCACCGTCTCACCTCCGGCGGGAGGCATGGCCCTGTGGGCCCACTGCGCGCCGGAGGTGGACGCCGCCGCCTGGTCGCGGGCGGGGCTGGAGGAGGGCGTGGCCTTCGCCCCGGGGAGCGCCTTCGGCTTCGACGAGCGGCCCGTCCCCGCGGTGCGGCTGGGGTTCGCCGCGCGCAAGGAGTCCGAGCTCGCCGAGGCGGTGCGGCGCATGGCGCGCGCCCTCCCCAGGGTTACCGCGGCTCAGCGCCAGGGCTCCACCGCCCGGACAACCGCTGGTAGCAGACCACGAGGAGCGACAAGAAGAGGGTGA
- a CDS encoding B-box zinc finger protein, whose translation METAQCPNHPQTTATLTCARCGSFACYVCTSTVDSTLCANCGTRLAPAALDVGNTLQQSFQLLLRHPQALLAFGAVSVAFGLVTMPLTLSLTAAQKLAATQPFEALANMMPAWFGIMIASSIFSAVTYSVFVLFLGDALAGRERPLGELVREGLGRALPMLGLNLVLGIVLGIGFMLCFVPGIFLGTALALAIPAVVLEPAGPIDSLTLSWERTDGHRWNVFFVMLIGGAIFMAVAFVSGIGSLVLQPLGTMGTVVGTTLANAMNSVGITLFLSLLVVCYQRLSGRWSPGAEPR comes from the coding sequence ATGGAAACAGCTCAGTGCCCGAATCACCCCCAGACGACCGCGACCCTCACCTGCGCCCGCTGCGGCTCGTTCGCCTGTTATGTCTGTACCAGCACGGTGGATTCCACCCTGTGCGCCAACTGCGGGACGCGGCTCGCCCCAGCGGCCCTCGACGTGGGGAACACCCTGCAGCAGTCCTTCCAGCTCCTCCTGCGGCACCCCCAGGCGCTCCTGGCCTTCGGCGCGGTCTCCGTCGCCTTCGGACTGGTGACGATGCCCCTGACCCTCTCCCTGACCGCCGCGCAGAAGCTGGCCGCCACCCAGCCCTTCGAGGCCCTGGCCAACATGATGCCCGCGTGGTTCGGCATCATGATCGCCAGCTCCATCTTCTCGGCGGTGACCTACTCGGTCTTCGTCCTCTTCCTCGGGGATGCGCTGGCGGGCCGTGAGCGCCCGCTCGGCGAGCTGGTCCGTGAGGGACTCGGCCGGGCCCTGCCGATGCTCGGGCTGAACCTCGTGCTCGGCATCGTCCTGGGCATCGGCTTCATGCTGTGCTTCGTGCCGGGCATCTTCCTGGGCACGGCGCTGGCGCTCGCCATCCCCGCGGTGGTGCTGGAGCCGGCCGGCCCCATCGACTCGCTGACGCTCTCCTGGGAGCGCACCGACGGTCACCGCTGGAACGTCTTCTTCGTGATGCTGATTGGTGGAGCCATCTTCATGGCCGTGGCCTTCGTGAGCGGAATCGGGAGCCTCGTGCTCCAGCCCCTGGGCACCATGGGCACGGTGGTGGGCACCACCCTGGCCAATGCCATGAACTCCGTGGGCATCACCCTCTTCTTGTCGCTCCTCGTGGTCTGCTACCAGCGGTTGTCCGGGCGGTGGAGCCCTGGCGCTGAGCCGCGGTAA
- a CDS encoding crotonase/enoyl-CoA hydratase family protein, with protein MNPTDSRITLEIRGTLALIGVNRPDKRNAFDIGMLRAFGTAMTEADRHPDVRCMVVLAEGEHFSAGLDLASVGPAVARGERIFPEGIIDPWAIQGEVRTKPLIVAVQGTCYTLGIELILAADIAVASEDTRFGQIEIKRGIFPFGGATLRFPQVAGWGNAMRWLLTGDEFDAKEAHRIGLVQEVVARGLQRERALALAETVAKQAPLGVRATLASARQTLLEGPEAARRALLPKLLEVSASEDAQEGVRSFIERREARFTGR; from the coding sequence ATGAATCCGACCGATTCCCGCATCACACTCGAAATTCGCGGAACGCTCGCGCTGATCGGCGTCAACCGCCCCGACAAGCGCAATGCTTTCGATATCGGGATGCTCCGGGCCTTCGGCACGGCGATGACCGAGGCGGACCGGCACCCCGACGTGCGCTGCATGGTGGTGCTCGCCGAGGGCGAGCACTTCTCGGCCGGGTTGGATCTGGCCAGCGTGGGACCCGCCGTGGCGCGCGGGGAGCGGATCTTCCCCGAGGGAATCATCGACCCGTGGGCCATCCAGGGCGAGGTGCGGACGAAGCCGCTCATCGTCGCGGTGCAGGGCACGTGCTACACGCTCGGCATCGAGCTCATCCTGGCGGCGGACATCGCCGTGGCCTCCGAGGACACGCGCTTCGGGCAGATCGAGATCAAGCGCGGCATCTTCCCGTTCGGTGGCGCCACCCTGCGCTTCCCGCAGGTGGCCGGCTGGGGCAACGCCATGCGCTGGCTGCTCACCGGCGACGAGTTCGACGCGAAGGAGGCCCACCGCATCGGGCTCGTCCAGGAGGTCGTCGCGCGTGGCCTCCAGCGGGAGCGGGCCCTCGCCCTCGCGGAGACGGTGGCGAAGCAGGCGCCCCTGGGCGTGAGGGCCACGCTCGCCTCGGCGCGCCAGACGCTGCTCGAGGGCCCCGAGGCCGCCCGGCGCGCCCTGCTGCCCAAGCTGCTCGAGGTCTCCGCCAGCGAGGATGCCCAGGAGGGTGTCCGCTCGTTCATCGAGCGCCGCGAGGCCCGCTTCACGGGCCGCTGA
- the nth gene encoding endonuclease III, protein MTAAQTAKKLLARLREAHPDARYELNWSTPFELLVATILAAQCTDERVNRVTATLFQKYRGPQAFADADTAGLEEDLKPTGFFKQKTKSVQAMSRALLENFRGEVPKTIEELITLPGVARKTANVVLNTAFNLPSGIIVDTHVARVSQRMGLTKKEKGEEIEKDLMKLVPQDAWTFFGPATVLHGRYTCTARKPKCDACPVNDICPKIGLE, encoded by the coding sequence ATGACCGCTGCCCAGACCGCCAAGAAGCTCCTCGCCCGCCTGCGCGAGGCCCACCCCGATGCCCGCTACGAGCTCAACTGGAGCACGCCCTTCGAACTGCTCGTCGCCACCATCCTGGCCGCGCAGTGCACCGACGAGCGCGTCAACCGGGTGACCGCCACCCTCTTCCAGAAGTACCGCGGCCCCCAGGCCTTCGCCGACGCCGACACCGCCGGGCTCGAGGAGGACCTCAAGCCCACCGGCTTCTTCAAGCAGAAGACCAAATCCGTCCAGGCCATGAGCCGCGCACTGCTCGAGAACTTCCGGGGTGAGGTGCCCAAGACGATCGAGGAGCTGATCACCCTCCCCGGCGTGGCCCGCAAGACGGCCAACGTGGTGCTCAACACCGCGTTCAACCTCCCCTCGGGCATCATCGTCGACACGCACGTGGCCCGGGTCAGCCAGCGCATGGGCCTCACCAAGAAGGAGAAGGGCGAGGAGATCGAGAAGGATCTCATGAAGCTGGTCCCCCAGGACGCGTGGACCTTCTTCGGGCCCGCCACCGTGTTGCACGGCCGTTACACCTGCACGGCCCGCAAGCCCAAGTGCGACGCCTGCCCCGTCAACGACATCTGCCCGAAGATCGGGCTCGAGTAG
- a CDS encoding aldo/keto reductase, with protein MEKRQLGNSDLHITPIGFGAWAIGGGDWAFAWGPQDDEQSIRAIHRSLERGINWIDTAAVYGLGHSEEVVARALKGRSSKPYIFTKCGLVWDSNRQVRNDISADSIRRECEASLRRLQVDTIDLYQIHWPLEGDSLKGIEEGWKAMAELQRQGKVRWIAVSNFNVKQMELAHGIAPITSLQPPYSLIHRDIEKEILPYCERQRIGVIVYSPMASGLLTGAMTRERIAKFPQDDWRRRSSDFQEPKLSKHLALVEKLREIGARHGHAPTDVAIAWTLRHSAVTGAIVGARSAEQVDGFIGAMDFRLSPSEQKEIEDFLR; from the coding sequence ATGGAGAAGCGGCAACTCGGTAATTCGGATCTTCACATCACGCCGATTGGCTTCGGCGCCTGGGCCATTGGTGGCGGGGACTGGGCCTTCGCCTGGGGGCCGCAGGATGACGAGCAGTCCATCCGCGCCATCCACCGCTCGCTCGAGCGCGGCATCAACTGGATCGACACCGCCGCCGTGTACGGGCTCGGCCACTCGGAGGAGGTCGTCGCGCGCGCCCTGAAGGGCCGCTCGAGCAAGCCGTACATCTTCACCAAGTGCGGCCTCGTCTGGGACTCGAACCGGCAGGTCCGCAACGACATCAGCGCGGACTCCATCCGGCGCGAGTGCGAGGCGAGCCTGCGCCGGCTCCAGGTGGACACCATCGACCTCTACCAGATCCACTGGCCGCTCGAGGGCGACTCCCTCAAGGGCATCGAGGAGGGCTGGAAGGCCATGGCCGAGCTGCAGCGCCAGGGCAAGGTCCGGTGGATCGCCGTCTCCAACTTCAACGTGAAGCAGATGGAGCTGGCGCACGGCATCGCGCCCATCACCTCGCTGCAGCCACCGTACTCGCTCATCCACCGGGACATCGAGAAGGAGATCCTCCCGTACTGCGAGCGGCAGCGCATCGGCGTCATCGTGTACTCGCCCATGGCGTCGGGCCTGCTGACGGGGGCGATGACGCGCGAGCGCATCGCGAAGTTCCCCCAGGATGACTGGCGGCGGCGCAGCTCGGACTTCCAGGAGCCCAAGCTGTCCAAGCACCTGGCGCTGGTGGAGAAGCTGAGGGAGATCGGCGCGCGGCACGGGCATGCGCCCACCGACGTCGCCATCGCGTGGACGCTGCGGCATTCGGCCGTCACCGGCGCCATCGTGGGAGCCCGCAGCGCCGAGCAGGTGGACGGCTTCATCGGCGCCATGGACTTCCGGCTCTCGCCCTCCGAGCAGAAGGAGATCGAGGACTTCCTCCGCTGA